TCGTGCAACAAAATGGACAAAAAAGCCCTGGCTTTGGGGGAAAAGGCTATTACTTAAATCCAAACTGTATGCAAGATTATTCACAAACGCGTATCAAAGCGTTACTTGAACTGTCGCACATCAATAGCTTATTTCTCGATGTCGATGGCACCGGTATGGTGGTCAATGACTATAGTGATATTAATTCTATGAGTGCCGAGCAAATGACAGCTGCACGTAATGCGCGATTAGGTTGGATTGAAAAAACGCTTCGGATCCCATTAGGTTCAGAAGATGGTAATGCGGTGACCGCTAAACATCTTATGTTTGCTGATGGAATGGAAACATGGGGTTTTGGTTGGGGCGATAAAAGCATCCATAAAGATAAAAATTCACCTTATTATTTAGGCGCATGGTGGCCTGAAAGTGAGCCAGCTGTTTTTTTTAATAAAGCTAAGTTAAAACAACCCTATTTAACCGTTGAGTTTGATCCGCGTTGGCGACTGCCGCTCTATCAAACAGTATTTCACGACGCAATTATTAGCACACATCACTGGACATTTGATAACCTCAAATTCCCTGAAGTACAAACGACTAGAGAGTTATTAAGCCAATTATATAATACAGCGCCTTTATATAATTTAAGTCGAGGGACGATTAATCAGCGGCTCCCCGCAATGCTCAAATCCGATAGTGTTTTTCGGCCTATACACCAAGTATTATGGGATCAAAAACTAGTCGGATTTACATGGCTCGATAAAGAAGGTTGGGTACAACAAACCACCTTTAGCGATGGTTCAGTGATTATCGCTAATTTTGCCGATAAACCATTTAATGATGTGCCACCTCGTTCATTAAAAGCTATGTTATCGAATGGGAAAATCGTTAAACAAAGTTATCCTTAAAAGATAATGGGTTACTGGTTTAACGACAAAAAAAGCAAGCTGTATTCGACCATATTTTACGCTTGTTTTTAGCTCGAATAGCGCTATAAATAAGCGATTAAAACTGGTAGTTAACACCTAACATTAGTATTGAGTCATGATAACCATGGCTACCTATTTGGTAACCTACATTACCCCATATATTCAATTGGTTATTCAACTGCCCTTCGATACCAAACTTTAATTCTCCAGTGTCCTTTTTCCCTTTCTGTGTACTAATGACACCATTGGCACTCACGCCAAAATCCTTACTATTATGGTTCCAATTTGCTTCAATATAGGAATAAAACAGGCTATTTTTATCTGTAGATTGAACATTCACTCCATTGATTAATAGTCTAATACCTACACGTGATTGAATATTACCATCACCAATACCTTTCACTTCAGTACCATTTGCTTCGTAATGAATATCGGGTTTAATTCCCATCCAAATTAACTGTACACTAGGCTGAATAAAATAAGCGATATTTTTTGTCGTGTTTTCAGCCAATTTCAGCGTATAGCCAGCCTCAATAGAGTTAGTTATCCCTTTCAATTTATATTGTTCACTTGCTAATCCTTCGCCTGAAACAGTGTTGTTAAATAGGCTATACATTAACCAATGTATCGACATATAAACCGGTATTATCAACAGTATTTGCCCCTCCTAACCCGTACACTCCAAAACTGTAACCGCGTAACATCCCCTCTGCATTGTAATGAGAAAGACTTGAGTGAGTATTGCTACGGCTTTCACCATAACCTGCCATCACACCAAAACTAAAACGAGCTACTTTCTGTTCAACCCACTGTACTAAATCTTTTCCTAGCTGAAAAACATAACTGTTAGACTGTGTTTTTAGTTGAGCGTGTGTATCATTTATTTGCTGGTGGCGACCTTCACTGCGGATCCATAAATTGTTAAGTCTTTTGGTATTTGTAGTTTGTGATTGAGCTTGCATGATCCCAAACGGTTGGAAAATACGTAATGCCACACCAACTTCTTGAGCGACACCTTTACGATCTTGGAGTGAAGGCATAAATAATGTATTTGCTGTTGATAGGCTTGCCGAATAAATCCCGAGCTCAGGCCTTTCAATTGCAACACTCTCTTCAATCAAGGTCGGTTCAGTTGATATCTTTGTTTCAGTAGAGAGAGCGGGTTCGATAGGTAGAGTCAGCGCTTCTGTAGGTATCGATTCAATAGGTTGTGTGATTATCTCTGGTTTCTCGGCTGCTATAAAAGTACTAATTAACTTCCAATCTTTATTATTGCTAGCCTTAGTTAGCCAATAATCATATGCTCCCGCCACAATACGGCCTGTTTGAATGAACTCCCCATTAGATTCTCCACCTATTTGGATTACTCGTATTCCATTGAGTGTTGCTGCTCCCATTCCTCCTACATTATTAATAGTTACATAGGTCGAACCAGAAGTACTTCCTGTAATATATAATAAATCACTAGCTGAATTATCATCATTTAATTCAGTATTTAAGAGCAAATACCCATTGTTACCCATATAATTCCCATCAAGTGTAAAATTATCACCCGCTAGTGCATTATCTAAACTGATAGTTCCTGAGTTATTAAAGTTGGTTACTGTTAATATTGTCGATTGATATCCCCCAAAGGACTCCAAATTGGCAGCGGTTATTAATCCATGGTTGTCTAATGTACTTTTTGAGTTTCCGAGGAAACTTATTCCCCCAGATAGATCCCAAATGCTACCAACATTATTGGTCCTGCTATATTGTCCCCCGTAAGAGATGACAGTAATATTTGCCCTTTGATTAGACCATTATTAACAATAGTATGTGTCACCTCATAAGGATACATACCCCATTGACTCTTGATTGCATTGGATGACGATAAATCTGAAATATTACGTATAGTGCCAGAGTTAGTGATTTCAATAGCAACATCTTTCTTAGCGATGACATCATTGTAAGGCTGTATCTCAATCCCCGTTGCTGATCCTTCAATCAGGCTGTCTTGTTGTACATTGATAGAGATCGGTTTAGTACTTTGAGTAAAGATACCATAACTACCATTCCCTAAAGCTGTTACTAATCCTGTTGTTGTAATGGAAATAAATCCAGTTCCAGAACCGAGATCGACAGCATAAATTCCACTTCCTTCAGATAAAATATCATTCACATTAATAATTAATGATTTTGCATTTTCACTATTAATAATATTGACAGCATAAGCATTTTTTCCCATAGAGTGAATTTCACCAGTGACATTAATAATGCTTTCTCCATTGCCATAATTTTGAAATGAAATACCGCCTATACCAGCAATAATATTAGTTGCTGTGATATATGCATTATCGGCATAGCTTGTGCCTGTGATCCCCCAGCCATTTGTAGAAACTGTATCCCCTGTAGCAATTAAAGTAATATTTTTACCATTCTCTCCAAAACTCGATACATTAATTGCACTCGCATAATGGTCAGTAACTAATGTATTAGCAACTTGCAAAGTCAGCTCCTCTGCATTTTTACTAATACTTGCGGCTATAGCGGCACGACCTATATCACCTAAATTAATGACATCTCCGGTTAGCTTGACGAAAAGATCGCCATTTTCACTTGATACGTACATCCCAAAGCCAACGCTGGAAATAGTTGATTTATAATCATCAATCAACGTTATGCCATTGCCATTAGATGCTAACATCATGGAATAATTGCTTTGAGTTGAAAGGCCAAATCCGTCTGTTGTCGTCACTATGGTAGGTTTACCACTAACACCAAGTAGAATAATTGTTTGGTCATTGTCAGTGATCCCCCCTGAACAAACATAAACCCCCAGTTCTCCAGTGCAGTTTCCTCCTTGTGCCGTTTCAACCATAAAAGTCAGCATGCTCAGTATTATCTGTTGACGAATACGAAATAGTTTACGCATAACTGCAACCTTTTCGTGAGTAATTGTTACACGTGAATGAAACGCTAGATAAGAGATAAGGAGAGGATTAACAACCGATCTGACGACATAATAGATTTACAAATAACCCGCCTATATATAATTTAGGCGGGCAATGGCACAATGTCGATATTATCAGATCAAATCTTAGTCTGAATTTCAGAAATAAAGGTGTTACTTAATATCAAAAAATCAATAGACACTGTCGCTCAACATTGGGATGTTTTCCGTATTTCTATTTATTACCGCTATGCCAAGACATAATCAAGGCTAATGATTTTGTTCCCAAACCGCTTTGACCTGCCAATGCTCATCAAAATTTGAGTGATTTTTACACGAATCTATCGATTGCTTTACTTTTTCTGCTTGCAACTTTAATTCTTTTGTTAAGCTACCGCAAAGGTTAAGGTGTTTTCGGATGACTTTTAAGTTTTTTTATTGTTACTTTGCATATGCTTTTGTTCGATAAATAACAAACTAATTCACAAGATTTGGATATAAAATGACTAATAATGCGCCAATTACACTCTATTATGATTCATTTGGCGATCGCGCTAACCCCGCGGTCGTATTGATACCGGGCTTAGGTGGCCATAACATTAGTTGGTCAGAAGACTTTTGCCAACGACTGGTAAATGCAGGTTATTATATAATTCGTGTTGATAACCGTGACAGTGGTCTGTCACCCCATTTTGATCATTTCCCTGAGATCAATATTCCTGAATTGATTGAACGATTACAACGTGGTGAACACGTTGATATTCCTTATACCTTATTTGATATGGCGGAAGATGTTCTAAGGCTGTTAAACCAACTATCGATTGAAAAAGCACATATTATTGGTCGTTCAATGGGGGGGATGGTTGCACAATTAGTTGCGGCTTTAGCGCCTGAAAACGTATTAAGTTTATGTCCTATTATGTCAAGTACAGGCAACCCTGCTTTACCACAGCCAGAGCCTGACGTGATGCAACTATTGATGAGTTCAGGTGCAAATCCAAAAGAAGATCTTGATGGGTATCTAGAAGGTCAATTGGCATTTTATCGGCGTATCAGCTCGACACTTTTTCCATTCGACGAAGCTTATTATCGTCATTATATACTGCAAGCCTTAGCACGCAATTATTCACCAAAAGGGACTAAACGTCAGCTAGTTGCAGTCGCTATTACGGGAGATATGCGTCCTCATCTAACCACGATCACGGCACCAACGCTAGTGATCCATGGTTCAGTAGATCCATTGTTCCCTACCGCTGCGGGGAAAGATATTGCCGACAATATTGCAAATGCTACTTTTGATTTGATATCAGATATGGGGCATGAAACGCCACCACTATTAATTCCTCTAATAGCAGATAAAATCATTACACATTTAAATTCTGCTAGTAGTGAATAACTCATAATAAGACCGCTTAGGCGGTCTTATTGAGGTTACTGACGAAGCAGGATAAAGCGTGGTTTTTCCCGCTCCGTGTTATCAGCCGAAAATCAATGAATAGATTTTCCTTGTTTATTTCAGAATCTCTAACGACTGCCGCCAAACATGATATGTTTGTCAACAGTCTTATTCATTATAACCAGCCCTGTTTTTTATGTTGTATACAGATTGGGCACAATCGCTCATTTTGCTGCCAAGCAGAGAAAGGTAATCGGCATCGTTCACAATGTGCATCGTAGTATTGAAAAGTAACAGGTTCATTGTCTTTTGCTACCTGCGGTTTAACTTGGAGCGATTTAGGAAAACAAACCACCTGACAGCTCATACACCCTGTACACCGCTTTTCATCAAAATTAAATTGGTGATTGCCAAAAGTAATCGCTTGCTCATCACAAACTTTGGCACAAGCGCCACAAAGAATGCAACTTTCCGGATCTAACTCAATATGGAACCAGCTGTCTTGCGGATAGAACTGTTTACGTGCATTGAGTCCTGTACGTACTTGCCCTTTATTTAAAGGTACCTCGTCTAACTTTTGTCGGAAAAACATTAAACGACGACCACTGTCTACCTCGGGGGGTTGCGTCATGATCAATTGCCAAACAGGCTCTTGAAGTGTTTTAAGCTTTAAGTTTAGTGCCGCTAATACAGGTAACCACTTATCAACTAACGGTTCCGCAATTTCTATCCCATCGATTTGATATTGCTTATGCCAAACCAGTAGCTCTTCTACGCTGGCTAAAGGTTCATCATGGCTGATCACTAAATGATTGTTCTGATAGGTACGTTCATGGGGCGAAATGTTATCAATCGCATCAACAGGACAAGAAAATAAGCAATTGCCACATTGATAACAGAGTTGATTATTGATTACCGCATCCATAGTATCAAAGGCAATCGCATCGACAGGACAAACTTGTGCACAGCTGTCACAAACGCTATTTTTGAGGCGTTTTCTTACACATTTATCATTGATAACGGGTTCAGGTGGAAGCTCCACACGAATAAAACGCCTCATATAACTAAACTCCATGACCTAGCAACAAACAAAATAACGCTTAAAATCGAT
This portion of the Providencia manganoxydans genome encodes:
- a CDS encoding autotransporter outer membrane beta-barrel domain-containing protein, translating into MSIHWLMYSLFNNTVSGEGLASEQYKLKGITNSIEAGYTLKLAENTTKNIAYFIQPSVQLIWMGIKPDIHYEANGTEVKGIGDGNIQSRVGIRLLINGVNVQSTDKNSLFYSYIEANWNHNSKDFGVSANGVISTQKGKKDTGELKFGIEGQLNNQLNIWGNVGYQIGSHGYHDSILMLGVNYQF
- a CDS encoding autotransporter outer membrane beta-barrel domain-containing protein, which produces MESFGGYQSTILTVTNFNNSGTISLDNALAGDNFTLDGNYMGNNGYLLLNTELNDDNSASDLLYITGSTSGSTYVTINNVGGMGAATLNGIRVIQIGGESNGEFIQTGRIVAGAYDYWLTKASNNKDWKLISTFIAAEKPEIITQPIESIPTEALTLPIEPALSTETKISTEPTLIEESVAIERPELGIYSASLSTANTLFMPSLQDRKGVAQEVGVALRIFQPFGIMQAQSQTTNTKRLNNLWIRSEGRHQQINDTHAQLKTQSNSYVFQLGKDLVQWVEQKVARFSFGVMAGYGESRSNTHSSLSHYNAEGMLRGYSFGVYGLGGANTVDNTGLYVDTLVNV
- a CDS encoding alpha/beta fold hydrolase encodes the protein MTNNAPITLYYDSFGDRANPAVVLIPGLGGHNISWSEDFCQRLVNAGYYIIRVDNRDSGLSPHFDHFPEINIPELIERLQRGEHVDIPYTLFDMAEDVLRLLNQLSIEKAHIIGRSMGGMVAQLVAALAPENVLSLCPIMSSTGNPALPQPEPDVMQLLMSSGANPKEDLDGYLEGQLAFYRRISSTLFPFDEAYYRHYILQALARNYSPKGTKRQLVAVAITGDMRPHLTTITAPTLVIHGSVDPLFPTAAGKDIADNIANATFDLISDMGHETPPLLIPLIADKIITHLNSASSE
- a CDS encoding 4Fe-4S binding protein; this encodes MRRFIRVELPPEPVINDKCVRKRLKNSVCDSCAQVCPVDAIAFDTMDAVINNQLCYQCGNCLFSCPVDAIDNISPHERTYQNNHLVISHDEPLASVEELLVWHKQYQIDGIEIAEPLVDKWLPVLAALNLKLKTLQEPVWQLIMTQPPEVDSGRRLMFFRQKLDEVPLNKGQVRTGLNARKQFYPQDSWFHIELDPESCILCGACAKVCDEQAITFGNHQFNFDEKRCTGCMSCQVVCFPKSLQVKPQVAKDNEPVTFQYYDAHCERCRLPFSAWQQNERLCPICIQHKKQGWL